The Desulfomicrobium orale DSM 12838 genome includes a window with the following:
- a CDS encoding APC family permease — MNSLSPEQTDDRVVLKKTLSPLQVWALALGCILGWGCFVLPGIRFLPQAGPVAACIGFLIGGGLLGFVALSYGKMIESYPVAGGEFAYAYAGFGPTAAFVCGWALVLGYTCIIALNATAIALLTRFLLPGVFECGHLYTIAGWDVYAGELALLSGAVLLFGIINYRGVGFAGSAQLILALTLVAGVAVFCAGSFFAPTAHVENLHPFFAEGISPLAAVASVVAIAPWLYVGFDTIPQAAEEFDFPPSKSTFLMVAAILLGAGMYALVTLGVGIVIPYPELLAANHVWATGYIAKLTLGTAGSIILALAVLAAILTGINGFYIATSRLLFGMARSKFLPEWFCGIHPHYHTPHRSIIFTMCVALIAPWFGREALNWIVDMSAIGTVIAYGFTAMTAYRFMVAHPTWPGSGRNKVYAVIGVCTSFLCLGLLTVPGSPAAIDTESWYALLVWGILGAVFYMTKHSELKVMTTSEMSFLILGKADMPVFFKKK, encoded by the coding sequence ATGAATTCTCTTTCGCCAGAACAGACAGATGATCGTGTTGTCCTCAAGAAAACCCTTTCCCCTCTTCAGGTTTGGGCGCTGGCTCTGGGATGTATCCTCGGTTGGGGATGCTTTGTCCTGCCTGGAATTCGTTTTCTGCCCCAGGCAGGCCCCGTTGCTGCGTGTATCGGCTTCCTTATTGGGGGCGGTCTGCTTGGTTTTGTCGCTCTGAGTTATGGCAAAATGATCGAGTCCTATCCCGTGGCCGGAGGGGAATTCGCCTACGCCTATGCGGGATTCGGTCCTACTGCCGCGTTTGTCTGCGGATGGGCTCTGGTTCTTGGATACACGTGCATCATCGCCCTGAACGCCACGGCCATTGCTCTGCTGACCCGCTTCCTGCTGCCGGGCGTGTTCGAATGCGGCCACTTGTACACCATAGCGGGGTGGGATGTGTACGCCGGAGAGCTTGCTCTTCTTTCCGGAGCTGTACTCCTTTTTGGCATTATCAACTATCGGGGCGTGGGTTTTGCCGGGAGCGCGCAGCTGATTCTGGCCCTGACGCTGGTCGCCGGAGTGGCCGTTTTCTGTGCTGGTTCTTTTTTCGCTCCTACGGCGCATGTGGAGAATCTGCATCCATTTTTTGCGGAAGGTATCTCCCCTCTGGCGGCTGTCGCCAGTGTGGTGGCCATTGCCCCATGGCTGTATGTGGGCTTTGACACCATTCCCCAGGCAGCGGAAGAGTTTGACTTTCCGCCGTCCAAATCCACATTTCTCATGGTGGCCGCCATCCTGCTCGGTGCGGGCATGTACGCTCTGGTTACCTTGGGCGTGGGTATCGTTATCCCGTATCCCGAGCTTCTGGCCGCCAATCATGTCTGGGCCACAGGCTATATCGCCAAGCTCACATTGGGAACCGCGGGCAGCATCATCCTTGCTCTGGCCGTGCTGGCCGCCATCCTCACCGGCATCAACGGGTTCTATATTGCCACCAGCCGCCTGCTGTTCGGCATGGCCCGGTCCAAATTTCTGCCTGAATGGTTCTGCGGAATTCATCCTCACTACCACACTCCGCATCGTTCCATTATTTTTACCATGTGTGTGGCGCTCATTGCGCCGTGGTTCGGCCGCGAAGCACTGAACTGGATTGTGGATATGTCGGCCATCGGCACGGTCATCGCCTACGGGTTCACAGCCATGACCGCGTACCGTTTTATGGTCGCCCATCCCACATGGCCCGGGTCCGGCCGCAACAAGGTCTACGCTGTCATCGGCGTATGCACTTCCTTCCTGTGCCTGGGACTTTTGACTGTTCCCGGATCTCCCGCTGCCATCGACACGGAATCCTGGTACGCGCTTCTGGTCTGGGGTATTCTGGGGGCTGTCTTCTATATGACCAAGCATTCGGAATTGAAGGTCATGACGACCAGTGAAATGTCCTTTCTCATCCTGGGCAAGGCGGACATGCCGGTTTTTTTCAAAAAGAAGTAG
- a CDS encoding TMEM43 family protein: protein MTYTERTETGWFSRLGGALKGILLGLVFFAAGTGLLYWNEGRTVKTGDSIAEARAVTMPVTDISGLNPELDGKVIHASGRAETTDVLVDPFFGVNATAIRLSRKVEYYQWVETARTETHKKVGGSEEKVTTYTYAKEWVSTPVDSSVFRDENYKNVNFAYGNFEDTEDFAPTVTFGAYVLPQFMKAAITGAVPLETELSDERRLALEKSLSLNSSHIRAQNNIIYLGANPFVPEVGDVRVTFTQVPPAEVSIVAKVTGNTFEPFIASNGYSFSRLSMGRVSAENMFAGAEEGNTALAWVLRVVGALIVIAGLGMILRPLSVLADVVPFFGSLVGMGAGLIAGLVGAAWSCLIIAVAWVRFRPLLAVSLAGAAVVLVALAFIARKGGKPVKG, encoded by the coding sequence ATGACATACACGGAAAGGACGGAAACAGGTTGGTTCAGTCGTTTGGGTGGTGCGCTCAAGGGCATTCTCCTCGGGCTGGTATTCTTTGCCGCGGGCACGGGTCTGCTGTACTGGAACGAGGGTCGCACCGTGAAGACGGGGGACTCCATTGCTGAAGCCAGGGCGGTGACCATGCCGGTGACGGACATTTCCGGCCTGAACCCCGAGCTCGACGGCAAAGTCATCCATGCCTCGGGCCGGGCCGAAACTACGGATGTGCTCGTGGATCCGTTTTTTGGCGTCAATGCAACGGCTATCAGGCTTTCGCGGAAAGTGGAGTATTACCAATGGGTGGAGACGGCCCGGACCGAAACGCACAAGAAAGTGGGCGGCAGTGAGGAAAAGGTCACCACATACACTTACGCCAAGGAGTGGGTGAGCACGCCCGTGGATTCTTCCGTCTTCAGGGACGAAAATTATAAAAACGTCAACTTCGCGTACGGAAATTTCGAGGATACGGAGGACTTCGCTCCCACAGTGACCTTCGGGGCATACGTCCTGCCGCAGTTCATGAAGGCGGCCATCACCGGGGCAGTTCCTCTGGAGACAGAACTGTCCGACGAGCGGCGGCTCGCTTTGGAGAAAAGCCTGAGCCTGAATTCCAGCCATATACGGGCCCAAAACAACATCATTTATCTGGGAGCCAACCCCTTTGTACCCGAAGTGGGTGATGTGCGGGTCACCTTCACGCAGGTGCCCCCGGCGGAAGTGTCCATTGTGGCCAAGGTGACGGGCAATACCTTCGAGCCCTTCATCGCATCCAACGGCTATTCCTTCAGCCGTCTGAGCATGGGCCGGGTCAGCGCGGAAAACATGTTCGCCGGAGCGGAAGAGGGAAACACCGCTCTGGCCTGGGTTCTGCGCGTGGTGGGCGCGCTGATCGTCATTGCCGGGCTGGGCATGATTCTGCGGCCTCTTTCGGTTTTGGCGGATGTGGTGCCGTTCTTCGGCAGTCTGGTGGGCATGGGCGCCGGCCTGATCGCCGGTCTTGTCGGGGCGGCCTGGTCCTGCCTGATCATCGCCGTAGCCTGGGTGCGCTTCCGGCCTCTGCTGGCCGTCAGTCTGGCCGGAGCGGCTGTGGTGCTGGTGGCTCTTGCGTTCATTGCCCGCAAGGGTGGAAAGCCGGTCAAGGGATAA
- a CDS encoding SH3 domain-containing protein, with translation MRYLPYVVALMLVLMMSPSSSLAQPSALQVPGSWLASSGAGQTVPEYPVPGQCTGDGVRLRAEPAAEAEVVGHVDREDFLYILGERLVDGETWYEVDHPARPEQAWISGRYLETDRAGSVSPAHALVWRVELDFGATLVKARALFGEPLRSEIDMVRVEAASQENPAVTFVYPLHTARYVDGRLSKVHVVAKGTGFGPLHVGDPAEKVTELLGAPDEERDGGLIYHGDAGPSREFLFGLKDGVVRELLYIHWSE, from the coding sequence ATGCGGTATCTGCCCTATGTTGTGGCGCTCATGCTTGTCTTGATGATGAGTCCGTCTTCCAGTCTGGCCCAGCCCTCCGCCTTGCAGGTGCCGGGCAGCTGGCTGGCCTCTTCCGGGGCGGGGCAGACCGTGCCGGAGTATCCCGTACCGGGGCAATGTACCGGAGACGGTGTCCGGCTGCGGGCCGAACCGGCTGCGGAGGCGGAAGTCGTCGGTCATGTGGATCGGGAGGACTTTCTGTACATTCTGGGCGAGCGGCTGGTGGACGGTGAAACCTGGTACGAGGTGGATCACCCCGCCCGGCCGGAGCAGGCATGGATTTCCGGACGGTATCTGGAGACAGACCGTGCAGGCAGCGTCTCTCCGGCGCATGCCCTGGTCTGGCGGGTGGAGCTGGACTTCGGCGCCACCCTGGTCAAGGCCCGCGCCCTGTTCGGAGAACCTCTGCGAAGCGAGATCGATATGGTCCGCGTGGAGGCCGCCAGCCAGGAGAACCCCGCCGTGACCTTTGTCTATCCACTCCACACGGCCCGGTATGTGGACGGCAGACTGTCGAAAGTGCATGTCGTTGCCAAAGGTACGGGCTTCGGACCGCTTCATGTCGGCGATCCGGCGGAGAAGGTTACGGAGTTGCTGGGCGCGCCCGACGAGGAAAGAGATGGAGGGCTGATCTATCACGGCGATGCCGGGCCTTCGCGCGAGTTCCTTTTCGGACTGAAGGACGGCGTCGTCAGGGAGTTGCTCTATATTCACTGGTCCGAGTGA
- a CDS encoding DUF6935 domain-containing protein has translation MSICRARHTGKGNCGVVFYWIAAVLLVLCCGCAGRQNDWQGYDIPPAPADAGKTRLGEEQLERRSGTAGTELRGGYDADGRYVGRYDSEDREDSRSSREDIRRDSGRIQEKTGGLPVTYHEFKERYMREAVTPEGAVKLYFDAVFCYIDPAARTEGVKMLRYCLREKRDWEKTAFYRTFVERMENPEYTHIFRSFAAGTSVENGYAMSPDNYRLDIAKIWDKHPSGDLQVMLRSSGADSPRPVYIRKYDGLWFIANNAATYTGVRRPETERDRTGHDADYDDVNYRSGY, from the coding sequence ATGAGCATCTGTCGCGCCCGCCACACGGGAAAAGGAAATTGCGGAGTGGTATTTTATTGGATTGCGGCCGTCCTGCTGGTCTTGTGTTGCGGCTGCGCGGGCCGGCAGAACGACTGGCAGGGCTACGACATTCCTCCTGCTCCGGCCGACGCCGGTAAGACGCGGCTCGGAGAAGAACAGCTTGAGAGGCGGTCCGGCACTGCCGGAACGGAACTTCGCGGCGGATACGATGCCGACGGCCGGTATGTCGGAAGGTACGACTCCGAAGACCGTGAGGACAGCCGCAGCAGCCGGGAGGATATCCGCCGTGATTCCGGCCGGATCCAGGAGAAAACCGGCGGGCTGCCAGTAACCTATCATGAATTCAAGGAGCGTTACATGCGCGAGGCCGTCACGCCAGAAGGCGCGGTGAAGCTCTATTTCGACGCGGTGTTTTGCTATATTGATCCGGCTGCCCGCACCGAAGGGGTGAAAATGCTGCGCTATTGCCTGCGCGAGAAGCGGGACTGGGAGAAAACGGCCTTTTACAGGACTTTCGTCGAACGCATGGAAAACCCGGAATATACGCACATATTCCGCAGCTTCGCGGCCGGAACGTCCGTAGAGAACGGGTATGCCATGTCGCCGGACAACTACCGGCTGGATATCGCCAAGATATGGGACAAACATCCGTCCGGAGACCTGCAGGTGATGCTCCGCAGTTCCGGCGCGGACAGCCCCCGGCCCGTCTATATCCGGAAGTATGACGGCCTGTGGTTCATAGCCAACAACGCAGCCACATATACGGGAGTGCGCCGTCCTGAGACCGAACGCGACCGGACGGGACATGACGCGGATTATGACGACGTGAATTATCGCAGCGGATACTGA
- a CDS encoding bifunctional metallophosphatase/5'-nucleotidase, which produces MELKRKYAISGWLVLILTALLLSGCAGKLGWRQKPYELTVLHTNDVHGGYGGLTKEGHTCYMPYCEDGKGGSVRLQQAVRAIRRDMPNVVLLDAGDEFQGTLYSTVYKEVMPPVILNKIGYDVFVPGNHEFDYGCESFFTFVRSLEMPLVAANLVVSSSGEDKIQPWAILERNGRRIGVVGLVTTETPNISSPCGDLLFTDEETALRRAVAELTEQDVDIIIALTHTGFEADKKLARSVSGVDVIVGGHSHTLLSNTQPKAAGPYPAVEKSPDGEPVLVVTAGNGGTFLGRLNVTFDGRGVATQWDGDTILLNDASLMALGAPAPDTDLVGTMEEYSGPVQSLLRKKLGRINAAGRKGKPLEANIQDCREAECLSGNVVADSILRVAFPEARAALINSGSMRSSLPGGTVTVGDVMACLPYQNPIVMADMPGSVLLEMLEHGLSRYGEGHGSFLQTAGLRFTFDSRKEPGNRLLKVEIRNRKGNWQKVNPEKSYRVATLKFLADGGDGYTMLKGLSWLESKILLNDAVRIHLETHSPVKAGIEKRIRRKP; this is translated from the coding sequence ATGGAATTGAAAAGAAAATATGCAATTTCCGGGTGGCTGGTCTTGATTTTGACCGCACTGCTTCTGAGCGGGTGTGCGGGGAAACTGGGATGGCGGCAGAAACCCTATGAGCTGACGGTGCTGCATACCAACGACGTGCATGGCGGATACGGCGGCCTGACCAAGGAAGGCCACACCTGCTACATGCCCTACTGTGAAGACGGCAAAGGTGGCAGCGTGCGTTTGCAACAGGCCGTGCGGGCCATCCGGCGCGACATGCCGAACGTGGTGCTGCTGGATGCCGGAGACGAATTTCAGGGCACCCTGTACTCGACCGTGTACAAGGAAGTCATGCCGCCGGTGATACTGAACAAGATCGGCTACGATGTCTTCGTTCCGGGCAATCACGAGTTCGACTACGGCTGCGAATCCTTTTTCACCTTCGTGCGCAGCCTGGAAATGCCTCTGGTGGCAGCCAATCTGGTTGTCTCCTCTTCTGGCGAGGACAAGATTCAGCCCTGGGCCATTCTGGAGCGAAATGGCCGGCGCATCGGCGTGGTCGGTCTGGTGACTACGGAAACGCCGAACATTTCCTCGCCGTGCGGGGACCTGCTGTTCACGGATGAGGAAACGGCTCTGCGCCGGGCCGTGGCGGAACTGACGGAGCAGGACGTGGATATCATCATCGCCCTGACCCACACCGGATTTGAGGCGGACAAGAAGCTGGCCCGGTCCGTTTCCGGGGTGGACGTGATCGTCGGCGGTCACAGTCACACCCTGCTTTCCAATACGCAGCCCAAGGCCGCCGGGCCCTATCCCGCCGTGGAGAAAAGTCCGGACGGCGAGCCGGTGCTGGTGGTCACGGCCGGAAACGGCGGCACTTTCCTCGGCCGTCTGAATGTGACTTTTGACGGCCGGGGCGTGGCCACACAGTGGGATGGAGACACCATACTGCTGAACGACGCCTCCTTGATGGCTCTGGGCGCACCCGCTCCTGATACCGATCTGGTGGGGACGATGGAAGAATATTCCGGTCCGGTACAGTCTCTGTTGCGCAAGAAGCTGGGCCGGATCAACGCGGCGGGCAGAAAGGGCAAGCCTCTGGAGGCCAATATCCAGGATTGCCGGGAGGCGGAATGCCTGAGCGGCAATGTGGTTGCCGACTCCATCCTGCGTGTGGCTTTCCCCGAGGCCAGGGCCGCGCTCATCAACAGTGGCAGCATGCGCAGTTCCCTGCCCGGCGGCACCGTGACCGTGGGTGATGTCATGGCCTGCCTGCCGTATCAGAATCCCATCGTCATGGCCGACATGCCCGGTTCGGTGCTTCTGGAGATGCTGGAACACGGTCTGTCCAGATATGGCGAAGGGCATGGTTCGTTTCTCCAGACGGCTGGTTTGCGTTTCACCTTTGACAGCCGCAAGGAGCCTGGAAACCGCCTGCTGAAGGTGGAGATCAGAAACCGCAAGGGGAATTGGCAGAAGGTGAATCCCGAGAAGAGCTACCGTGTGGCGACCCTGAAGTTCCTGGCCGATGGCGGCGACGGCTACACCATGCTGAAAGGCCTGTCCTGGCTCGAATCCAAGATACTTCTGAATGACGCCGTGCGCATCCATCTGGAAACACATTCTCCGGTCAAAGCCGGAATCGAGAAGCGGATCAGGCGCAAGCCTTGA
- a CDS encoding methyl-accepting chemotaxis protein: MSISKKILSAFFCVILLTIISICVVIGLQMHKTSIEAFYSSSAKELTQISRAVDIFMDSALKMTRLAAEIPLVRSADESIYSYVNETAALSPDSVTQSILGQRMMNYFRLMEKAHPEYAEVFLGTKWGGYATSRTSTIPAGYDPRRRAWYTQGMSRPGEVSITPAYMSTTGEAVVSTVLPVMSEDGEVSGCLGIDVELAMLTELIEKSPVGETGYVILVQDDGTILANPRHKEFNLKKLTETGVAALAALNSISEGGMEVDMDGTRWFAQVKTIEGLNWKLVGFIEKDEVLQNFHAMLVKMAIMGTVLAAVFLGVGGLFARTIARPVRRATDMLRDVAEGEGDLTRKLEVNTSDEIGEMAGWFNTFLNKLRVIIHEVVQDGNALSSASERLHSVSSDLSRGVDSAAEQVRNLTQAARDLNDNFTTVAAAMEQTTQNTNMVATATEEMAVTIREISTSTERARAITGQAMHEADTANKAVESLGEAARDIDKVTALITEISAQTNLLALNATIEAARAGEAGRGFAVVANEIKELAGQTASATEEIKQRIAGIQQTSHLTGEKIQSIYNVIENVNEIISGVATAIEEQSVATTDIADNVSQASQGLQEVNVNVARSSTVIAEISAEIENSNAATERTRVSTAEVAGSAEELQKLAGHLFTLLGRFRTEA; this comes from the coding sequence ATGTCCATATCAAAGAAGATTCTTTCTGCATTTTTCTGTGTCATCCTTCTGACCATCATATCCATATGTGTGGTGATCGGGCTTCAGATGCACAAGACATCCATCGAGGCCTTTTACTCCTCCTCCGCCAAGGAACTGACGCAGATCAGCCGGGCGGTGGATATATTCATGGATTCAGCGTTGAAAATGACCCGCCTCGCCGCCGAAATACCTTTGGTCAGAAGCGCTGACGAATCCATTTATTCCTATGTTAATGAAACGGCGGCACTATCTCCGGACAGCGTTACCCAGAGTATTCTGGGGCAGCGTATGATGAATTATTTCCGGTTGATGGAGAAAGCACATCCGGAGTACGCAGAGGTGTTTCTGGGGACTAAATGGGGCGGCTACGCCACTTCGCGAACGAGTACGATCCCTGCGGGATATGATCCCAGACGGCGCGCCTGGTACACACAGGGCATGTCCCGGCCGGGCGAGGTTTCCATTACTCCGGCGTACATGTCCACTACGGGTGAGGCCGTGGTCAGCACTGTTTTGCCTGTGATGTCGGAAGACGGCGAAGTGTCGGGATGCCTGGGAATTGATGTGGAACTTGCGATGCTGACCGAGCTGATCGAGAAATCCCCCGTCGGAGAAACCGGATATGTGATTCTGGTGCAGGACGACGGGACGATCCTGGCCAATCCGCGTCACAAGGAATTTAATCTGAAAAAGCTGACAGAGACCGGAGTAGCTGCTCTGGCGGCCTTGAACTCCATCAGCGAAGGCGGGATGGAAGTCGATATGGATGGCACCCGGTGGTTTGCGCAGGTCAAGACCATTGAAGGGCTGAACTGGAAGCTTGTCGGGTTCATCGAGAAAGACGAGGTGTTGCAAAATTTTCATGCCATGCTGGTCAAGATGGCCATCATGGGTACCGTACTGGCGGCCGTATTTCTGGGGGTGGGAGGACTTTTCGCCAGAACCATTGCCCGTCCGGTGCGCCGGGCCACTGACATGCTCAGGGATGTAGCCGAAGGCGAGGGCGACCTGACCCGCAAGCTTGAAGTGAACACATCTGACGAAATCGGGGAAATGGCGGGTTGGTTCAATACCTTTCTGAATAAGCTGCGGGTCATCATCCACGAGGTGGTTCAGGATGGCAACGCACTCAGTTCCGCTTCGGAGCGCCTGCATTCCGTATCCAGCGATCTGAGCCGGGGAGTGGACAGCGCGGCGGAACAGGTGCGCAACCTGACTCAGGCCGCCCGCGATCTGAACGACAACTTCACCACCGTGGCCGCAGCCATGGAACAGACCACTCAGAATACGAACATGGTGGCGACGGCCACGGAAGAAATGGCCGTGACCATCCGGGAGATTTCCACTAGCACGGAGCGGGCCCGGGCCATTACCGGTCAGGCCATGCATGAGGCCGATACCGCAAACAAAGCCGTGGAGTCTCTGGGTGAGGCCGCCAGGGATATCGACAAGGTTACGGCGCTGATCACGGAGATTTCCGCACAGACCAATCTGCTGGCTTTAAACGCCACCATTGAGGCCGCCAGAGCCGGAGAGGCTGGCCGGGGATTTGCCGTGGTGGCCAACGAAATCAAGGAACTGGCCGGACAGACCGCGTCGGCCACGGAGGAAATCAAACAGCGGATCGCCGGGATTCAGCAGACGTCTCATCTGACCGGCGAGAAGATCCAGTCGATCTACAATGTCATCGAGAACGTCAACGAGATCATTTCCGGTGTGGCCACGGCCATCGAGGAACAGTCCGTAGCCACGACAGATATTGCGGACAACGTGTCTCAGGCGTCTCAGGGATTGCAGGAAGTGAATGTCAATGTCGCCCGCAGTTCCACGGTGATCGCGGAGATATCGGCGGAAATTGAGAATTCCAACGCGGCCACGGAAAGAACGCGGGTCAGCACGGCCGAGGTGGCCGGAAGCGCCGAGGAACTGCAAAAGTTGGCCGGTCATCTCTTCACGCTGCTTGGTCGTTTCCGCACCGAAGCTTGA
- a CDS encoding sulfite exporter TauE/SafE family protein, with product MYFPVADIEVAVWIPPLASFTVSFFTSMGGISGAFLLLPFQVSFLGYTAPSVSATNQVFNIVAIPSGVYRYCKEKRMVWPLAWVVVLGTLPGVILGAMIRVNCLSDPGNFRIFAGLVLGCIGIRMARDLLRPGSKQAGPRKSSANGPFSPVVMRETSLRRITYEFSGQTYSASIPFIFAMSLAVGIVGGAYGIGGGSIIAPFFVSICGLHIHTVAGAALLGTFVTSVAGVVFYQILAAFHTELAVAPDWRLGVLLGVGGMLGMYFGARVQKHVPATYIKAMLCMVILGTAVKYVITS from the coding sequence ATGTACTTTCCTGTAGCGGACATTGAAGTCGCGGTGTGGATCCCGCCTCTGGCCTCCTTCACAGTCTCCTTCTTCACCTCCATGGGCGGCATATCCGGAGCCTTCCTCCTGCTGCCTTTCCAGGTATCCTTCCTTGGTTATACAGCGCCTTCGGTCAGCGCCACCAATCAGGTTTTCAACATCGTGGCCATTCCCAGCGGAGTTTACCGCTACTGTAAGGAAAAGCGCATGGTCTGGCCCCTAGCCTGGGTGGTGGTGCTGGGCACGCTGCCCGGCGTGATTCTGGGAGCCATGATCCGGGTCAACTGTCTGTCCGACCCCGGAAATTTCAGGATATTTGCCGGTCTGGTACTGGGCTGTATCGGCATCCGCATGGCCCGCGATCTTCTCCGTCCAGGATCAAAGCAGGCCGGCCCCCGAAAATCTTCCGCAAACGGACCATTCAGCCCTGTTGTCATGCGGGAGACGTCCTTACGCCGCATTACCTACGAATTTTCCGGACAGACCTACAGCGCATCCATACCCTTCATATTTGCCATGAGTCTGGCGGTGGGCATTGTGGGCGGGGCCTACGGCATCGGCGGGGGCTCCATCATCGCACCGTTTTTCGTGTCCATTTGCGGACTGCACATCCATACTGTGGCTGGAGCCGCGCTGCTGGGCACCTTTGTCACATCCGTGGCGGGCGTCGTCTTCTACCAGATTCTGGCCGCGTTCCACACGGAACTGGCCGTCGCCCCGGACTGGAGGCTGGGCGTTCTGCTGGGAGTGGGCGGCATGCTCGGCATGTACTTTGGGGCGCGGGTCCAGAAACACGTTCCGGCCACATACATAAAAGCCATGCTGTGCATGGTCATACTCGGTACGGCGGTGAAATACGTCATCACCTCATGA
- the tilS gene encoding tRNA lysidine(34) synthetase TilS, translating into MQEQTMRLQSLPRFWARRCLAIEAFCRDSLGVDLRGTRLVVAYSTGLDSAALLHLLHILAPRTGFSLIAAHAHHGLRPESDAELPHARKVCAELGIPCETARLDVRGHQAASGRGTEESARLLRYEFLESVRARYDADWIVTAHHADDLAEDMVLRLVRGTGWPGLGGMPGVDSKRRLLRPVLDWTKEDLHAFALACGLAWHEDRSNQSTDPTRNRIRRQVMPLLRRENPSLSRSVLNLWRLARLDEDFWNTELTRERDSRILTHRTLATCHPAKRLRLYKAVLDGLGPGQALSGHLFLLDRAWADKKTGTIIQFPGDKTARITPSGILFERQ; encoded by the coding sequence ATGCAAGAACAGACCATGCGCCTTCAGAGTCTGCCCCGCTTCTGGGCCAGACGCTGCCTGGCCATCGAGGCTTTCTGCCGGGACTCTCTGGGCGTGGACCTGCGTGGCACGCGGCTGGTAGTGGCCTACTCCACGGGTCTTGATTCCGCAGCGCTGCTCCACCTTCTGCATATTCTCGCTCCCCGGACCGGCTTCTCGCTCATAGCGGCCCATGCGCATCACGGCCTGCGCCCCGAATCCGACGCCGAACTGCCGCACGCCCGAAAAGTCTGCGCCGAACTAGGCATTCCCTGCGAAACGGCCCGCCTCGATGTGCGCGGGCACCAGGCCGCATCCGGCCGGGGAACGGAGGAAAGCGCCCGTCTGCTGCGTTATGAATTTCTGGAATCCGTGCGGGCCAGATATGATGCGGACTGGATCGTCACCGCCCATCATGCTGACGATCTGGCTGAAGACATGGTCCTCAGGCTGGTGCGAGGCACGGGCTGGCCGGGCCTGGGCGGCATGCCCGGTGTGGACTCGAAACGGCGTCTGTTGCGCCCGGTCCTTGACTGGACCAAGGAGGACCTCCACGCCTTCGCCCTGGCCTGCGGGCTTGCCTGGCACGAAGACAGATCCAATCAGAGCACGGATCCCACCCGCAACAGAATCCGGCGACAGGTCATGCCGCTGCTGCGCAGGGAAAATCCGTCCCTTTCCCGCTCCGTTCTGAATCTGTGGCGGCTGGCCCGGCTGGATGAGGACTTCTGGAACACTGAACTGACCAGGGAGAGAGACTCACGAATTCTGACCCACCGCACGCTCGCCACCTGTCATCCGGCCAAACGCCTGCGCCTGTACAAAGCCGTTCTGGACGGACTCGGACCGGGACAGGCCCTGAGCGGACATCTCTTCCTGCTGGACCGGGCCTGGGCGGATAAAAAAACGGGCACAATCATCCAGTTTCCCGGAGATAAAACAGCCCGCATCACTCCTTCGGGCATCCTCTTTGAGCGGCAGTGA